The nucleotide window CCGCTCCAATTCTTTTCGTTCCTTTTAAGTTCATATTTTCTAAAAGGAAAATGGGTTTCGGATTATCCATTCCAAACGGCGCTAATTTTTCTAACTGCGCAATAAAAGCAACGGACACATCTGCTAGCTCAATTTTTTCTTCTATTTTCAAGGCTGGTCGGAAATCCTCTTCTGAAAGAAAACTCGCTTCTTCTTGTAATTTAGCTTCTAATTCAGCTAGGTTTTCGGCTGGTAATGTTAGACCCGCAGCCATTGGATGCCCACCAAATGCAGTCATTAAATCGCGGTGTTTATCGAGCGCTTGATACAAATGAAACGCATCAACACTTCGTCCAGACCCTTTGGCGATACCAGTTACAGGATCAATGCCAAGAACAATTGCCGGTCTAGAATAAGTTCCAACTAATTTAGAAGCAACAATGCCAAGGATACCAGTATTCCAACCTTCGCCGTACACAACGAGGACATTCCCTAACGTTTCTTTCGCTTCAATAGCTTCCATCGCGAGTTTTGTCGTGTCGACTACTACTTGTTTCCGTTCCTTGTTCGCATCATCAATTTCTTCCGCTAAGAAAAGTGCCTCTTCCGGATCTTCTGTTAAAAGTAAATCAGCAGCTGGATCGGCTGGACCTAAACGACCAACCGCATTCAGTCGAGGTGCCAAACCAAAGCCAATTGTTTCTTCAGTAGCTTCTTCCAATTTCAAACTGGCTTTTTTAGCTAAAACAGAAAGACCGATATTCGCAGATTCGCGCAATTGACGTAAGCCGAGTTGAACGAGTAAGCGGTTTTCGTCTGTCAATGAAACTAAATCCGCAACTGTCCCAACAGCCACTAGATCAAGCAGTTCTTTTGGTTCTTCTCCAAGTAAAGCATGAGATAATTTATACGCCACACCAACACCAGCTAACTCATCGAATGGATAAGCTGATTTCGGATGTTTTGGATGGATAACAGCAACAGCTTCTGGCATCACCTCACGCGGCTCATGATGATCTGTAACGATAACATCTAAGCCAATTTCTTTCGCATGTGCCATTACTTCTAGCGCTGCAATACCATTATCAACCGTAATAATTAAATCGGTTCCTTGGTTTTTAGCCATATCAAAAGCAGCGATATTAGGGCCATATCCTTCTGTAAAACGATTAGGAATATAAAATTCGGCGTTCGCACCTAAATGCCGCAGTGTTTTCATTAATACCGCAATACTAGTAACCCCATCTGCATCATAATCACCGTATACTAAAATCTGCTCATTTAATTCTATCGCTTGCTTAATTCTAGCAACTGCAAGATCCATCTCTGCAAATAAAAATGGGTCATAGCTTTCATATTTTTCTGGGTGGAAAAATTTATCGAATTGTCCTTGCGTTGTAATTTTTCTTTTCCAAAGTAGTTTTGCAAGTGGAAGCGAGATTTTTAGCTGCTCTGCTAATTGGCTAGCTTTATCTTCTGCGGCTTCCTCGATATTCCATAAGTATTTTGAATGAATCACATTACCCCACCTCTCAACCTTCCTATTATATCGAAAATCACTAGAAAAACCAAGAGGAATCTTTAAAACAAAAAAACGCCAACTTTTAAAGTTAGCGTCATTTTCATTATTTAGTTGTATCTACTACCTTTTCCGGTTCACGTTTTTCTACTTTAGAAGAGTGTGTTTTCATCGCTTTAGAAGCAGCCAATTGGCGTTCTAATTCTGCTTTTTCGGTTGTTAATTGTTTTACTTTTTTCTTCATTCCACGAGATTTCGCGATATTTAAGAAAAAGATAATTAAGCAACCGCACAACACAGACCCGATAATAATTAAAATGAGCGGCCACTCTGCTTGAGCAAATAAAAAGTTTACTTCTACTGGGTCTACATTAATAACTGCAAATATCGCAATAATGAGTGCTAAAATAATCCCCGCAATGACTTGCCATTGTACTTTGTTTTCTTTCATGTTTTCTCCTCCTTGCAACAATTATCTTACTATTTACCCGTTTCAAGCTTATTAAAAACGGCCGAATTTCATAAATAGAAATTCGGCCACTCTTTTTTAAACGACAGGTTGTCCGTTATTGCGTGGTTTTTTCTTTTTAACCGTATTAATTGGTCCTTTTTTACGTAATTGTCTTGCTTTAAATACGTACCATAGTTGCATCGCCATAAAGATGGACGAGAACACACTGGAAATAAGTCCCACTAATAAAGCGATGGAGAAGTTTAGAATGGACTCACTACCAAATAGTACAAGCGCAAGTACGGTGAAAACAACGGTTAAAATCGTGTTTATCGAACGAGTGAATGTTTGGCGCAATGCTTTGTTAACCGCATCGGCAATCTCTTCTTTCGTTTTGAAACGCTGCATCTTCGTACTAATATCCCGTATTCGGTCGGCGGTGACTATCGTATCATTTATCGAATAACCGATAACCGTCAGAACCGCGGCAATGAAGGTCAAGTCAACCTCCAGCCTTGTAACACTAAAGAATATAAAGATGATAAATGCGTCAAATAGTAAGGAAAGAATCGCCGCAATACCCATATAAAATTCAAATCGCACAGCAATGTAAAGTACGATCAGCACAGACGCTACACCGAGTGCCCAGAAGCCATTTTTGGCAAGTTCTTTACCGACAGTTGGCGAAACGGTACTGATGCTTGGTTCGTGCTTATATTTGTCTTCAAAATAATTTTTGAATTTAGATACATCGTCTTGTGATAATGTTCCTTTGTAAGAAACAACGGCTGTTTTAGAACCAGATCCTTGGAAAACAATATCATCAGACGGCATATCAATCGCATCTAAATCTTTCTTAATTTGCGTTTCTGTCAGTGTTTGATTAGCAGTTACTTCTGCTCGAGTCCCACTGGCAAAATCGATACCAAGATTCAATTTAAAGATTGATAGAATTACAATACCCACGATTACTATCCCAGCAAAAATAGATAAGAACAGACGATGATGTTTTACAAAATCATAACGATCAAAGTGTGTTTTTAAGCTAAAGCTATTAATACCTTCGTGTAAGTTATGGATATCTTTTCGTTTAACTGCAAAGAATCCAGGTTTGTTGTTAAGCCAGTTACTTTTCACTAATAATCCAAGTAAGAATCTTGATCCCCAAACGGCTGTCAAGAAGCTGACTAAAATACTAATGATCAGAACAGTAGCGAAACCTTTGATAGAGCTCGTTCCGAAGTAGAAGAGAACCGCAGCCACGATAAGTGTCGTTAAGTTACCATCCAAAATTGCGCGGAATGCTTCTTTTCCACCAACTTCAAAAGCAGCTTTTGTCGACCTACCGACTTTGATTTCTTCTTTTATCCGCTCGTATGTGATTACGTTCGCGTCAACAGCCATACCTATCCCCAGAATCAAACCAGCAATCCCTGGTAGAGTAAGTGTTGCGTGAAGTAGACTCAAAATTAATAATACTAAATAAGTGTAAGCAACTAATGTGATAGATGCGACAACACCAGGTAAACGGTAAACTGCCATCATGAAAATAAAGATAGCCATAACACCAATAATACCGGCTAAAATAGTTTCTTGTAATGCATCTTGACCAAATTGTGCACCAACAGAGGTAGAATAAACTTCAGTCATTTTCACAGGAAGCGCACCAGAGTTAAGCAATTCTGCTAAATCTTTTGCTTCTTCCGTTGTAAAGCTTCCGGAAATTTCTACTTTGTCTGTATCTAGTACACTACTTACGTTTGGTGCTGATAAGTATGCGGGATCTTTCTTCTCGCGTTCTGTTTTGTATTTTTGTCCTTCTTTCCAATCTAACCAAATAACTAATTGATTGTCAGGTGCTTCTGCTAGGATTGTTTTTGTAACACTAGCAAATTTGTCTGCGCTTTTTAGTTTTAATGTAACGATTGGATTATTACTTGAATCGAAAGCTTGTTTAGCACCGCCTGCAACCAAGTCACTACCGTTCATCATCATTTTGTCATTAGCATCTCTAAATGATAATTGGGCTGTGGTTGATAACATTTTCCGAGCTTCATCTTGGTCAGTTATCCCAGCAAGTTGAACACGGATACGGTTGTCTCCTTCGATTTGGATACTTGGTTCAGCAACACCTAATGAGTTAATCCGCTTATCAAGTGACGTTACTGTATCTGTTAACGTTTGTTTCGATACAGTTCCCTTACCATCAGCTGGCGATACTTCATATAGAACTTCGAAGCCCCCTTGAAGATCCAAGCCTAGGTTGATGTTTTGCATAACCATTTTTGCGGTACCAAATACAGCACCAAAGATAATTGCAACTACTAGAAAGAAAATAACTATCTTACTCTTTTTTACCATTTCTGTTTCGTTCCTCCCTCATCTAAACCATCACAAATCCCAGTCTAACAACAAATACTTCTATTTTTATGTACTAAACTCAAGCATTTGCTAACAGGCTGTTAATCTTCCACATTTTGTTGAAGCACATTATTTGCTTGAGAAATATGGTTATTAGATTCTTGTTCAGCTGTTGTCATAATAAATTGCATTAATTGTCCAATATTCATTTGCATGACATCATTCATTCTTTCATGCAAAGCAGGGGTTGGTTTATTCTGCCACTTTTCTTCTGTTAAAAATGCCCAAATGTGGCTTGCCTTAATTTCTCGGTAACCTAAAATATGAAAATCTTCCACTTTTATTGAGATTGCCGGCGCTAAATCTTCATACCATTCCGAAAATGCATCCATCATCAAGTCATCCCCTTTCTTAAACAATAAGCATATTCCCATTT belongs to Listeria swaminathanii and includes:
- the recJ gene encoding single-stranded-DNA-specific exonuclease RecJ codes for the protein MIHSKYLWNIEEAAEDKASQLAEQLKISLPLAKLLWKRKITTQGQFDKFFHPEKYESYDPFLFAEMDLAVARIKQAIELNEQILVYGDYDADGVTSIAVLMKTLRHLGANAEFYIPNRFTEGYGPNIAAFDMAKNQGTDLIITVDNGIAALEVMAHAKEIGLDVIVTDHHEPREVMPEAVAVIHPKHPKSAYPFDELAGVGVAYKLSHALLGEEPKELLDLVAVGTVADLVSLTDENRLLVQLGLRQLRESANIGLSVLAKKASLKLEEATEETIGFGLAPRLNAVGRLGPADPAADLLLTEDPEEALFLAEEIDDANKERKQVVVDTTKLAMEAIEAKETLGNVLVVYGEGWNTGILGIVASKLVGTYSRPAIVLGIDPVTGIAKGSGRSVDAFHLYQALDKHRDLMTAFGGHPMAAGLTLPAENLAELEAKLQEEASFLSEEDFRPALKIEEKIELADVSVAFIAQLEKLAPFGMDNPKPIFLLENMNLKGTKRIGADKTHLKTMLATEESDATLDSIGFGVGDLVEKISPSAAVNVVGELSINEWNNVKKPQLRMMDIHIEHWQLFDVRSKSEWARILQEQTESRVFVCFEERTITTLGEQKYILVDEKADFAADFETEELVFADMPTNIELVETIVRETKPERIFVHFDAAEGNQIPAIPDRVAFAELYSLIKKFQPFPIEKYTPRLMQKFGWNKDQIDFMSKVFFDLEFAKMESGQIIINEVVEKRNLDESLVYQQKVEEITTRKKLLYSNYTELHSWMKSMMETSIYPNAEELENGN
- a CDS encoding LapA family protein — its product is MKENKVQWQVIAGIILALIIAIFAVINVDPVEVNFLFAQAEWPLILIIIGSVLCGCLIIFFLNIAKSRGMKKKVKQLTTEKAELERQLAASKAMKTHSSKVEKREPEKVVDTTK
- the secDF gene encoding protein translocase subunit SecDF, which translates into the protein MVKKSKIVIFFLVVAIIFGAVFGTAKMVMQNINLGLDLQGGFEVLYEVSPADGKGTVSKQTLTDTVTSLDKRINSLGVAEPSIQIEGDNRIRVQLAGITDQDEARKMLSTTAQLSFRDANDKMMMNGSDLVAGGAKQAFDSSNNPIVTLKLKSADKFASVTKTILAEAPDNQLVIWLDWKEGQKYKTEREKKDPAYLSAPNVSSVLDTDKVEISGSFTTEEAKDLAELLNSGALPVKMTEVYSTSVGAQFGQDALQETILAGIIGVMAIFIFMMAVYRLPGVVASITLVAYTYLVLLILSLLHATLTLPGIAGLILGIGMAVDANVITYERIKEEIKVGRSTKAAFEVGGKEAFRAILDGNLTTLIVAAVLFYFGTSSIKGFATVLIISILVSFLTAVWGSRFLLGLLVKSNWLNNKPGFFAVKRKDIHNLHEGINSFSLKTHFDRYDFVKHHRLFLSIFAGIVIVGIVILSIFKLNLGIDFASGTRAEVTANQTLTETQIKKDLDAIDMPSDDIVFQGSGSKTAVVSYKGTLSQDDVSKFKNYFEDKYKHEPSISTVSPTVGKELAKNGFWALGVASVLIVLYIAVRFEFYMGIAAILSLLFDAFIIFIFFSVTRLEVDLTFIAAVLTVIGYSINDTIVTADRIRDISTKMQRFKTKEEIADAVNKALRQTFTRSINTILTVVFTVLALVLFGSESILNFSIALLVGLISSVFSSIFMAMQLWYVFKARQLRKKGPINTVKKKKPRNNGQPVV
- a CDS encoding post-transcriptional regulator, giving the protein MDAFSEWYEDLAPAISIKVEDFHILGYREIKASHIWAFLTEEKWQNKPTPALHERMNDVMQMNIGQLMQFIMTTAEQESNNHISQANNVLQQNVED